A genome region from Streptomyces sp. NBC_01296 includes the following:
- a CDS encoding SidA/IucD/PvdA family monooxygenase: protein MTPHDTCVQDLVVAGFGPSGIALAAAVEDHDDATGAAPLAARYLEKAADSAWQPNLVLPGTDVQHHFLRDFATPRDARSRFTFPHYLQQSGRFYPFTLMGGYVSRLEWSHYVQWAAGQVRGAVDYHREVLSVEPVTGADGRVRTARVLSRDTRDGSLHTVEGRNIALATGHEAYVPELFRPHLGERVFHASKLLPSLAALGDRPLRSIAVIGAGQTAGEIVLHLAAQHPDAEIHSVVRHAGFRMYELGHFSNEVYFPDETDYFYGLEGEQRERALDQARATNYAAVDPDVSTALYQAVYQDRFTGRQRLHMHKRTEVTAVDEAPDGRVVLRTAEVFTGESGLIEADAVIVCTGYRETALPRQLAAFVPHLRLDAQGRPEVTRAYRARTTDDCEVGIYLDGLTEWRHGIGSATSFSQMAAKADTIHRDLRARLRQPVAA from the coding sequence ATGACGCCGCACGACACCTGCGTGCAGGACCTGGTGGTGGCGGGCTTCGGCCCCTCCGGGATCGCCCTCGCCGCCGCCGTCGAGGACCACGACGACGCCACCGGCGCGGCCCCGCTGGCCGCCCGCTACCTGGAGAAGGCCGCCGACTCCGCGTGGCAGCCCAACCTGGTGCTGCCCGGCACCGACGTCCAGCACCACTTCCTGCGCGACTTCGCGACCCCGCGTGACGCCCGCTCCCGCTTCACCTTCCCCCACTACCTCCAGCAGAGCGGCCGCTTCTACCCGTTCACGCTGATGGGCGGCTACGTCAGCCGCCTGGAGTGGTCGCACTACGTGCAGTGGGCCGCCGGCCAGGTCCGCGGCGCCGTCGACTACCACCGCGAAGTGCTGAGCGTCGAGCCCGTCACCGGCGCCGACGGCCGTGTCCGCACCGCCCGCGTCCTGTCCCGCGACACCCGCGACGGTTCCCTGCACACCGTGGAGGGCCGCAACATCGCGCTGGCCACCGGCCACGAGGCGTACGTACCGGAGCTGTTCCGCCCGCACCTGGGCGAGCGCGTCTTCCACGCCTCGAAGCTGCTGCCGTCCCTGGCCGCCCTCGGCGACCGGCCGCTGCGCAGCATCGCGGTGATCGGGGCCGGGCAGACCGCGGGCGAGATCGTCCTGCACCTGGCCGCACAGCATCCGGACGCGGAGATCCACTCGGTGGTCCGCCACGCGGGCTTCCGGATGTACGAGCTCGGCCACTTCAGCAACGAGGTGTACTTCCCCGACGAGACCGACTACTTCTACGGGCTCGAAGGCGAGCAGCGCGAACGCGCCCTGGACCAGGCCCGGGCCACCAACTACGCGGCGGTGGACCCCGACGTCTCCACCGCCCTCTACCAGGCGGTCTACCAGGACCGGTTCACCGGCCGGCAGCGCCTGCACATGCACAAGCGCACCGAGGTCACCGCCGTCGACGAAGCCCCGGACGGGCGGGTGGTGCTGCGCACCGCGGAGGTGTTCACCGGCGAGAGCGGCCTGATCGAGGCCGACGCGGTGATCGTCTGCACCGGCTACCGCGAGACCGCCCTCCCCCGGCAGCTCGCCGCCTTCGTGCCCCACCTGCGCCTCGACGCGCAGGGCCGGCCCGAGGTCACCCGCGCCTACCGCGCCCGTACCACCGACGACTGCGAGGTCGGGATCTACCTCGACGGGCTCACCGAGTGGCGGCACGGCATCGGCAGCGCCACCTCCTTCAGCCAGATGGCCGCCAAGGCCGACACCATCCACCGCGACCTGCGCGCCCGCCTGCGCCAGCCCGTCGCCGCCTGA
- a CDS encoding diaminobutyrate--2-oxoglutarate transaminase family protein has protein sequence MTATIDTPVSAPRLYSAPVITGPLPGPRSAELLDRQAGRESNSRSYPRKLPMAIRRGKGSYVEDLDGNVFLDFLSGAGVLSLGHNHPEPLAAAHRQLDEFVHGLDFPTPVKDEFTDLTIGMLPEPMRERTRIHFCGPTGANAVDAALKLCKTATGREEIITFQGGFHGATLAALSVTGLVEQKEPVRGRMPGVHFFPYSNCHNCPLGLKRDNCQVNCAAFLEKALTDVNGGITLPAAVIMELVQGEGGVIPAEVEFVQRIREVTRRLGIPLIVDEVQSGCGRTGTWFAFEQYGIEPDVVCASKALSGMGLPASVILYDEKLDVWKPGAHSGTFRGNQPAFAAGVATMKVVKRERVLENVRARADQLMVHLQGLREVTPYVADVRGLGLMTGVELTDPQTGLPADRLAKRVQWEAVSRGLIIELGGRDDCVVRMLPPLNCSAREIDQAGRIIRESLTAALAALGLPTGGAR, from the coding sequence ATGACCGCCACGATCGACACCCCGGTCTCGGCCCCGCGCCTCTACAGCGCCCCCGTGATCACCGGCCCGCTGCCCGGCCCGCGCAGCGCCGAGCTGCTGGACCGCCAGGCCGGCCGCGAGTCCAACTCCCGCTCCTACCCGCGCAAACTGCCGATGGCGATCCGCCGCGGCAAGGGCTCCTACGTGGAGGACCTCGACGGGAACGTCTTCCTCGACTTCCTCAGCGGCGCCGGGGTGCTGTCCCTGGGCCACAACCACCCCGAGCCGCTCGCTGCCGCGCACCGCCAGCTCGACGAGTTCGTGCACGGCCTGGACTTCCCCACCCCGGTCAAGGACGAGTTCACCGACCTGACCATCGGGATGCTGCCGGAGCCGATGCGCGAGCGCACCCGGATCCACTTCTGCGGGCCGACCGGCGCCAACGCCGTCGACGCCGCCCTCAAGCTGTGCAAGACCGCCACCGGCCGCGAGGAGATCATCACCTTCCAGGGCGGTTTCCACGGGGCGACCCTGGCCGCGCTCAGCGTCACCGGCCTCGTCGAGCAGAAGGAGCCGGTCCGTGGCCGGATGCCGGGCGTGCACTTCTTCCCGTACTCCAACTGCCACAACTGCCCGCTCGGCCTCAAGCGGGACAACTGCCAGGTCAACTGCGCCGCGTTCCTGGAGAAGGCGCTGACCGACGTCAACGGCGGGATCACCCTGCCCGCCGCCGTGATCATGGAACTGGTGCAGGGCGAGGGCGGGGTCATCCCGGCCGAGGTCGAGTTCGTCCAGCGGATCCGCGAGGTCACCCGGCGCCTGGGCATCCCGCTCATCGTCGACGAGGTGCAGAGCGGCTGCGGCCGCACCGGCACCTGGTTCGCGTTCGAGCAGTACGGCATCGAGCCCGACGTCGTGTGCGCCTCCAAGGCCCTGTCCGGCATGGGCCTGCCGGCCTCCGTGATCCTGTACGACGAGAAGCTGGACGTCTGGAAGCCCGGTGCGCACTCCGGCACCTTCCGCGGCAACCAGCCCGCGTTCGCCGCCGGCGTCGCCACCATGAAGGTCGTCAAGCGCGAGCGCGTCCTGGAGAACGTCCGGGCCCGCGCCGACCAGCTGATGGTCCACCTCCAGGGCCTGCGCGAGGTCACCCCGTACGTGGCGGACGTACGCGGTCTCGGCCTGATGACCGGCGTCGAGCTGACCGACCCGCAGACCGGGCTGCCCGCCGACCGGCTCGCCAAGCGGGTGCAGTGGGAGGCCGTCAGCCGCGGCCTGATCATCGAGCTCGGCGGCCGCGACGACTGCGTCGTGCGCATGCTGCCGCCGCTGAACTGCTCGGCCCGCGAGATCGACCAGGCCGGCCGGATCATCCGCGAGTCCCTGACCGCCGCCCTGGCCGCGCTCGGCCTGCCGACGGGCGGTGCGCGATGA
- a CDS encoding lysine N(6)-hydroxylase/L-ornithine N(5)-oxygenase family protein: MSASTTPVYDILGIGFGPANLALAIALEERESPLTARFLEARPSPEWQPGMLLDGSDIQNHPSRDLVTLRNPRSRYTFLNYLHEQGRLLRHLNLPSEFPLRKEYAGYIRWAAGSFSHLVDCNQRAARVEIVEESGERVYEVTTMSGSRYLGRTLVMGPGRTPYVPAPYDALRTPRIFHLTHYLPKLAELTGEGRAPESVAVIGGSQSAVELALDLHRRFPHTKVTTYTRSHSLRLKDTSPFSEEGYFPEFTDYYFRASREGKKALDAYMHGTNYSSADGDVLRDLYMTIYEQELDGDQKVFVRGNHEAVGVAPETGDRIALDFVERTTGERISETVDFAVLATGFRNMGPGPHEELCPPLMAPLAKLFATEPDGRLQVSADYALEPAAEGTPPLFLNGLCESSHGIGDAGSFSLLSLRAATLTDALTARLTAAATDRSAVLAAA, encoded by the coding sequence ATGAGTGCGAGCACGACTCCCGTCTACGACATCCTCGGCATCGGCTTCGGCCCGGCGAACCTGGCCCTTGCCATCGCCCTCGAGGAGCGCGAGTCGCCCCTGACGGCCCGCTTCCTGGAGGCCCGCCCGAGCCCCGAGTGGCAGCCCGGGATGCTGCTGGACGGCTCGGACATCCAAAACCACCCGAGCCGCGACCTGGTGACCCTGCGCAACCCGCGCAGCCGCTACACCTTCCTGAACTACCTGCACGAGCAGGGCCGGCTGCTGCGCCACCTCAACCTCCCCTCGGAGTTCCCGCTCCGCAAGGAGTACGCCGGGTACATCCGCTGGGCCGCCGGCTCCTTCTCGCACCTGGTCGACTGCAACCAGCGGGCCGCCCGCGTCGAGATCGTCGAGGAGTCCGGCGAACGCGTCTACGAGGTCACCACCATGTCGGGTAGCCGCTACCTGGGCCGCACGCTGGTGATGGGCCCGGGCCGCACCCCGTACGTCCCGGCCCCGTACGACGCGCTGCGCACCCCGCGGATCTTCCACCTGACCCACTACCTTCCGAAGCTGGCGGAGCTGACCGGCGAGGGCCGCGCCCCGGAGTCGGTGGCCGTCATCGGCGGCAGCCAGAGCGCCGTCGAGCTCGCCCTCGACCTGCACCGCCGCTTCCCGCACACCAAGGTCACCACGTACACGCGCTCGCACTCGCTGCGGCTGAAGGACACCAGCCCCTTCAGCGAGGAGGGCTACTTCCCCGAGTTCACCGACTACTATTTCCGCGCGTCCCGGGAAGGCAAGAAGGCCCTCGACGCGTACATGCACGGCACGAACTACTCCTCCGCCGACGGCGACGTGCTCCGCGATCTCTACATGACGATCTACGAGCAGGAACTCGACGGCGACCAGAAGGTGTTCGTCCGCGGCAACCACGAGGCCGTGGGCGTGGCCCCGGAGACCGGGGACCGGATCGCCCTGGACTTCGTCGAGCGCACCACCGGCGAGCGGATCAGCGAGACCGTGGACTTCGCGGTCCTCGCCACCGGCTTCCGCAACATGGGTCCCGGCCCGCACGAGGAGCTGTGCCCGCCGCTGATGGCCCCGCTCGCGAAGCTCTTCGCCACCGAGCCGGACGGACGCCTGCAGGTGTCCGCCGACTACGCGCTCGAACCGGCCGCCGAAGGGACCCCGCCGCTCTTCCTGAACGGCCTGTGCGAGTCCAGCCACGGCATCGGCGACGCCGGCTCCTTCAGCCTCCTGTCGCTGCGCGCCGCGACCCTCACCGACGCCCTGACCGCCCGCCTGACCGCCGCCGCCACCGACCGCAGCGCCGTACTCGCCGCCGCCTGA
- a CDS encoding ABC transporter substrate-binding protein: protein MHANDPVFRMGITEPTAIDPYKAQEGEGILVCKALFTGLLALDEDGALIPATARSWESDPTATTWTFTLRAGTVFSNGEPVTAHSFVRGWARALDPEARTETAYHLAGVRSFTAVDDTTLVVELSEPDVQFDLKTLQPIFSPVPQCAGPALNPAYNDLPVGNGPFKMAGPWEHGTAIRLERNDLWAGPAPEVRAVHIDILDAVTGLDDEYERFLAGVYDYARIPPARTAEAAALDGFLEQEGAGLFYLIPFCHQAPMDSLDARRALSAAIDRQGLIDTYFQGRRSAAHSLLSPWFGKAHTPLAEPAADDPDSGWSAYDPERARAAALRAGLVPGSRVEFAYNTGAGHDDWVKALARGLEEVLGWRIVLLRTDARGLVDHRTSIAAAGFCRAGWACDYPTPDNMLFPLLHSSCTAPDAEGTAHGDNEGRYVNPEFDALVARARASTDPAERADAWRRADRTAMADLALIPLWYRTDQRVHAAGRVTGLRIDFDGNPTLTTVKARKTNR, encoded by the coding sequence GTGCACGCCAACGACCCCGTGTTCCGGATGGGAATCACGGAGCCCACCGCCATCGACCCGTACAAGGCCCAGGAAGGGGAGGGCATCCTCGTCTGCAAGGCCCTGTTCACCGGACTCCTCGCCCTCGACGAGGACGGCGCCCTGATCCCCGCCACCGCCCGGTCCTGGGAGAGCGACCCGACCGCCACGACCTGGACCTTCACGCTGCGCGCCGGCACGGTGTTCAGCAACGGCGAGCCGGTCACCGCGCACAGCTTCGTTCGCGGCTGGGCACGGGCGCTGGACCCCGAGGCCCGTACGGAGACCGCGTACCACCTGGCGGGCGTGCGCTCCTTCACCGCGGTCGACGACACCACGCTGGTGGTCGAGCTGTCCGAGCCCGACGTGCAGTTCGACCTGAAGACCCTCCAGCCGATCTTCAGCCCGGTCCCGCAGTGCGCCGGGCCGGCGCTGAACCCGGCGTACAACGACCTCCCGGTCGGCAACGGCCCGTTCAAGATGGCCGGCCCCTGGGAGCACGGGACGGCGATCCGGCTGGAGCGCAACGACCTGTGGGCGGGGCCCGCGCCCGAGGTGCGCGCGGTGCACATCGACATCCTCGACGCGGTGACCGGCCTGGACGACGAGTACGAACGCTTCCTGGCCGGCGTCTACGACTACGCCCGGATCCCCCCGGCGCGCACCGCCGAGGCAGCCGCCCTGGACGGCTTCCTCGAGCAGGAGGGCGCGGGCCTCTTCTACCTGATCCCGTTCTGCCACCAGGCGCCGATGGACTCGCTGGACGCCCGCCGGGCCCTGTCCGCGGCCATCGACCGCCAGGGGCTGATCGACACGTACTTCCAGGGGCGGCGCAGCGCGGCCCACTCCCTGCTGTCCCCCTGGTTCGGCAAGGCCCACACCCCGCTCGCAGAGCCGGCCGCCGATGATCCAGACTCCGGCTGGTCGGCCTACGACCCGGAGCGGGCCCGTGCGGCGGCCCTGCGGGCGGGTCTCGTTCCCGGCAGCCGCGTCGAGTTCGCGTACAACACCGGCGCCGGGCACGACGACTGGGTCAAGGCCCTGGCCCGCGGCCTGGAGGAGGTCCTGGGCTGGCGGATCGTGCTGCTGCGCACCGACGCCCGCGGGCTGGTCGACCACCGCACCTCGATCGCGGCGGCCGGGTTCTGCCGGGCCGGCTGGGCCTGCGACTACCCGACCCCCGACAACATGCTCTTCCCGCTGCTGCACTCCTCGTGCACGGCGCCCGACGCCGAGGGCACGGCCCACGGCGACAACGAAGGCCGCTACGTGAACCCGGAGTTCGACGCGCTGGTGGCGCGCGCCCGGGCCTCGACGGACCCGGCCGAGCGCGCCGACGCCTGGCGCCGCGCGGACCGTACCGCGATGGCGGACCTGGCGCTGATCCCGCTCTGGTACCGGACCGACCAGCGGGTCCACGCCGCCGGCCGGGTCACCGGCCTGCGCATCGACTTCGACGGAAACCCCACCCTCACCACTGTCAAGGCAAGGAAGACCAACCGATGA
- a CDS encoding ATP-grasp domain-containing protein: protein MKILLIMRNTYAWHREHIETLERMGLEIHLATRVAQAADDGRFANVVPIPEELEGTELAEFCAAAARRLGIASAITFYDSDIAVTSKVNQLLGHTWPRPEADLISRDKQLQRSFLERHGLPGPQFAGVDGVEAGLAAAEAFTYPFIVKPSALAASIGVSLVRDRGELERALTDVARLAEEWGGYFPSDGPEIALLEEFLPGKEVTLDGVVLDGTFHLVGVTNKMQMPGPYFEEDFYTLPFRTPEEEPELVAVAEGIAAGLGVRHCLFNAEFRQDSEGRYRVVEFATRMSGGQNYRNLREVHGIDAVRLYAKAVLAGEDAEDLAALLDGEVLRTAAPRAATCIKFAYRTGTLVRNNPGDATHSPYFRSYIPASKPGDRLRRAPEGWYEIAGSLAVAAPYRSPADIDRVERIAADLDERLDVVVVPA from the coding sequence ATGAAGATCCTGCTGATCATGCGGAACACGTACGCGTGGCACCGCGAGCACATCGAGACCCTGGAGCGGATGGGTCTGGAGATCCACCTTGCGACCCGGGTCGCGCAGGCCGCGGACGACGGCCGGTTCGCGAACGTCGTGCCGATCCCGGAGGAGCTGGAGGGCACGGAGCTCGCCGAGTTCTGCGCCGCAGCGGCCCGCCGGCTCGGCATCGCCTCGGCGATCACCTTCTACGACAGCGACATCGCCGTCACCTCCAAGGTCAACCAGCTGCTCGGGCACACCTGGCCGCGCCCCGAGGCCGACCTGATCTCCCGCGACAAGCAGCTCCAGCGGTCCTTCCTGGAGCGGCACGGGCTGCCGGGCCCGCAGTTCGCGGGCGTCGACGGTGTCGAGGCGGGTCTCGCCGCCGCGGAGGCCTTCACGTACCCGTTCATCGTCAAGCCGAGCGCACTGGCCGCCAGCATCGGCGTCAGCCTGGTCCGCGACCGCGGCGAGCTGGAGCGGGCGCTCACCGACGTGGCCCGCCTCGCCGAGGAGTGGGGCGGTTACTTCCCCAGCGACGGCCCCGAGATCGCGTTGCTGGAGGAGTTCCTCCCGGGCAAGGAGGTCACCCTCGACGGGGTGGTCCTGGACGGGACGTTCCACCTGGTGGGCGTCACCAACAAGATGCAGATGCCCGGCCCGTACTTCGAGGAGGACTTCTACACCCTCCCGTTCCGTACCCCGGAGGAGGAGCCGGAGCTGGTCGCGGTCGCCGAGGGCATCGCGGCGGGCCTGGGCGTACGGCACTGCCTGTTCAACGCCGAGTTCCGGCAGGACTCCGAGGGCCGCTACCGGGTCGTTGAGTTCGCCACCCGGATGAGCGGCGGCCAGAACTACCGCAACCTGCGCGAGGTCCACGGCATCGACGCGGTCCGCCTCTACGCCAAGGCCGTGCTCGCCGGGGAGGACGCGGAGGATCTCGCCGCGCTCCTGGACGGCGAGGTGCTCCGGACCGCGGCCCCGCGCGCCGCCACCTGCATCAAGTTCGCGTACCGGACGGGGACCCTGGTCCGCAACAACCCCGGCGACGCGACGCACTCCCCGTACTTCCGCTCGTACATCCCCGCCTCGAAGCCGGGCGACCGGCTGCGGCGCGCGCCCGAGGGCTGGTACGAGATCGCCGGCTCGCTCGCGGTGGCCGCGCCCTACCGGAGTCCCGCCGACATCGACCGGGTGGAGCGGATCGCCGCCGACCTCGACGAGCGGCTCGACGTGGTCGTCGTACCGGCCTGA
- a CDS encoding ATP-grasp domain-containing protein, with translation MTEHKLLVVGGRIQTLRKAAALGIRFVLIQHKDQFVPEAAALAEAVLIADYTDWDVTRPLVEAAQQAYGFTRVASITEPGLVPAGRISDHLGLGNTSEEVAELLRDKHAMRRHLAASPSPQVRALSVAAAEVGSAEALTAFGDEHGYPFVLKPVDATASLGVVRIDGPEQAAEAWAGVEALRARTDLQWGAFFTIGRFIAEQYIPGPEYSVESFSFAGRHIVLAVTEKLTGGGFIELGHALPARLDPADERRIEEAVDRFLDAMGLTDGAAHTELRLSPAGPQIIESHNRMGGDRIFDLLDSAYGIDLEEWIVAWQFGLVPALTERPVPRRAAATRFLSAEPGTVVEIQGADEARALPDVIDVETGVRPGDTVGELRGNWDRVGQVLVTGADTEAAVATAERLTEKVTVVTTPTPLDSHGKTAS, from the coding sequence ATGACCGAACACAAGCTTCTCGTCGTCGGCGGACGGATACAGACGCTGCGCAAGGCGGCGGCTCTCGGAATCCGCTTCGTGCTGATCCAGCACAAGGACCAGTTCGTGCCCGAGGCCGCGGCGCTCGCCGAGGCCGTCCTCATCGCGGACTACACCGACTGGGACGTCACCCGTCCGCTGGTCGAGGCCGCGCAGCAGGCGTACGGCTTCACCCGGGTCGCCTCGATCACCGAGCCGGGACTGGTCCCGGCCGGCCGGATCAGCGACCACCTGGGGCTCGGCAACACCTCCGAGGAGGTCGCCGAACTGCTGCGCGACAAGCACGCGATGCGCCGCCACCTGGCCGCGTCCCCCTCCCCGCAGGTGCGGGCCCTGTCGGTGGCCGCCGCCGAGGTCGGCAGTGCCGAGGCGCTGACCGCCTTCGGCGACGAGCACGGCTACCCGTTCGTGCTCAAGCCCGTCGACGCCACCGCGAGCCTGGGCGTCGTACGGATCGACGGGCCGGAGCAGGCCGCCGAGGCCTGGGCCGGGGTGGAGGCCCTGCGGGCCCGCACCGACCTCCAGTGGGGTGCGTTCTTCACCATCGGCCGCTTCATCGCCGAGCAGTACATCCCCGGCCCCGAATACAGCGTCGAGAGCTTCTCGTTCGCCGGGCGGCACATCGTCCTGGCGGTGACCGAGAAGCTCACGGGCGGCGGGTTCATCGAGCTCGGGCACGCCCTGCCGGCCCGCCTCGACCCGGCGGACGAGCGGCGCATCGAGGAGGCCGTCGACCGCTTCCTGGACGCGATGGGCCTCACCGACGGAGCCGCCCACACCGAGCTGCGGCTGTCCCCGGCGGGCCCGCAGATCATCGAGAGCCACAACCGCATGGGCGGCGACCGGATCTTCGACCTGCTGGACTCGGCCTACGGCATCGACCTCGAAGAGTGGATCGTGGCCTGGCAGTTCGGGCTGGTCCCGGCCCTCACCGAGCGCCCCGTCCCCCGCCGTGCGGCGGCCACCCGCTTCCTGTCCGCCGAGCCGGGCACGGTCGTGGAGATCCAGGGCGCGGACGAGGCCAGGGCCCTGCCCGACGTCATCGACGTGGAGACCGGCGTGCGGCCCGGCGACACCGTCGGGGAGCTGCGCGGCAACTGGGACCGGGTCGGCCAGGTGCTGGTCACCGGGGCGGACACCGAGGCGGCCGTCGCCACCGCCGAGCGGCTGACCGAGAAGGTCACCGTCGTCACCACCCCCACCCCGCTCGACTCCCACGGAAAGACCGCGTCATGA
- a CDS encoding MDR family MFS transporter has product MAGEDPLRRRLQDLPRSAWVIFSGMFLIKFGNFLNVFLVLFLVAQGFSAFQAGMALGVVGVGAFIGNAVGGTVADRFGRRTAIAVSMFGSSAATALVPLTHGLFATTALVGLVGVFAQLYRPAAGALLVDVVPEKQRVTAFAVLRLAINVGMAVGPLVGGLLSGASYTYVFLGDALFSCAFGVLALCTLPGGRPPVEAPAPQSAGRGKGGYREVLSDRPYLLFLGSMVAATFVYGQSTATLPLHVTDAGYDNKVYGLLLGLNALLCVVIELPLTKYTERRNPRRVIAAGLALLGIGMALTGAMQAVWLLALTVVVWTVAETVYTPIANAYPAEFSPAHLRGRYQGAEGIAHTLGGALGPAVGGLLYSISPPLHWTACAAVAALGALLILGADPGNRGEVTDAHDTGKTSEPARAA; this is encoded by the coding sequence ATGGCCGGCGAGGACCCCTTGCGCCGACGATTGCAGGACCTGCCCAGAAGCGCCTGGGTGATCTTCTCCGGAATGTTCCTCATCAAATTCGGCAATTTCCTGAACGTATTCCTGGTGCTGTTCCTGGTCGCCCAGGGATTCTCCGCATTCCAGGCCGGCATGGCCCTCGGAGTGGTCGGGGTCGGCGCCTTCATCGGAAACGCCGTGGGCGGCACGGTCGCCGACCGCTTCGGCCGGCGCACCGCCATCGCGGTGTCGATGTTCGGCAGCAGCGCCGCCACCGCCCTCGTCCCGCTGACCCACGGCCTGTTCGCGACGACCGCGCTGGTCGGGCTCGTCGGCGTCTTCGCGCAGCTGTACCGGCCGGCGGCCGGCGCGCTGCTCGTCGACGTGGTCCCCGAGAAGCAGCGGGTGACGGCCTTCGCCGTGCTGCGGCTCGCCATCAACGTGGGCATGGCGGTCGGCCCGCTCGTCGGCGGCCTGCTCAGCGGGGCCTCGTACACGTACGTCTTCCTCGGCGACGCGCTGTTCTCCTGCGCCTTCGGCGTGCTCGCGCTGTGCACGCTGCCCGGCGGGCGCCCGCCCGTGGAAGCACCGGCGCCGCAGAGCGCGGGCCGCGGCAAGGGGGGCTACCGCGAGGTGCTCTCCGACCGCCCGTACCTGCTCTTCCTCGGCTCGATGGTCGCCGCGACCTTCGTGTACGGGCAGTCCACCGCGACCCTCCCGCTGCACGTCACCGACGCCGGCTACGACAACAAGGTGTACGGCCTGCTGCTCGGCCTCAACGCCCTGCTCTGCGTGGTCATCGAACTCCCGCTCACCAAGTACACCGAGCGCCGCAACCCGCGGCGGGTGATCGCCGCGGGACTGGCCCTGCTGGGCATCGGCATGGCCCTCACGGGCGCGATGCAGGCCGTCTGGCTGCTCGCGCTGACGGTGGTGGTGTGGACGGTCGCCGAGACGGTCTACACGCCGATCGCCAACGCCTACCCCGCCGAGTTCTCACCGGCCCACCTGCGCGGCCGCTACCAGGGGGCCGAGGGCATCGCCCACACCCTCGGCGGCGCCCTCGGTCCGGCCGTCGGCGGCCTCCTCTACAGCATCTCGCCGCCGCTCCACTGGACGGCCTGCGCCGCCGTGGCGGCCCTCGGCGCCCTCCTGATCCTGGGCGCCGACCCCGGCAACCGCGGGGAGGTGACGGACGCGCACGACACCGGGAAGACCTCCGAACCGGCCCGCGCGGCCTGA
- a CDS encoding DinB family protein gives MTTSTTTDVHRIDIPSATEDPAAYVTALLDVAGERDAFDVLAKTPVWAAQLFADLPTDLAETVPEPGEWPAAFIVGHLFDVDIVYGFRWRLVATEDDPVYPGYDEQLWAPLPRLPFRRMLDAWTGLRASNVALLAALTPEDRQRTGRHGEQGGETMDVMIRKVIGHDIAHINQIYRAIRLVRQAAGLDVAELDATYASLGLR, from the coding sequence ATGACCACCAGCACCACCACCGACGTCCACCGGATCGACATCCCCTCCGCCACCGAGGACCCCGCCGCGTACGTCACCGCGCTCCTCGACGTGGCCGGCGAACGCGACGCGTTCGACGTGCTCGCCAAGACCCCCGTCTGGGCGGCGCAGCTCTTCGCCGACCTGCCGACCGACCTCGCCGAGACCGTCCCCGAGCCGGGCGAGTGGCCCGCCGCCTTCATCGTCGGCCACCTCTTCGACGTCGACATCGTCTACGGCTTCCGCTGGCGCCTCGTGGCCACCGAGGACGACCCCGTCTACCCCGGCTACGACGAGCAGCTGTGGGCCCCGCTGCCCCGCCTCCCGTTCCGCCGGATGCTCGACGCCTGGACCGGCCTGCGCGCCTCCAACGTCGCCCTCCTCGCCGCCCTCACGCCCGAGGACCGGCAGCGCACCGGCCGCCACGGCGAGCAGGGCGGCGAAACGATGGACGTCATGATCCGCAAGGTCATCGGCCACGACATCGCCCACATCAACCAGATCTACCGGGCCATCCGCCTCGTTCGCCAGGCCGCCGGCCTCGACGTCGCCGAGCTCGACGCCACGTACGCATCCCTCGGCCTGCGCTGA
- a CDS encoding 2OG-Fe dioxygenase family protein: MTTVAHKPAPDTITSVGPDLRDMLREQRYALVSAADLTLSPELAAAFDGLRASWGRLTPDTHFGGGDRAVRTRRYSDFTYVPATGEFAPLDHVAYYQSEAMNAFVGGIERHFGDVEEATYRNPLFQALVRYDFDNLPIEDEYRDRAWVCQIHQIRIEINPGQYNELVPEGIHSDGYPWAGLHLISRVDVEGGHSTVFTWDEEPLAKGTFRTPLDSLIFEDRAMKHHVTGLSAAEDKGGHRDVLAISFSLPGSPYETLV, translated from the coding sequence GTGACCACCGTTGCCCACAAGCCCGCCCCCGACACCATCACCTCCGTCGGCCCCGACCTCCGCGACATGCTGCGCGAGCAGCGCTACGCCCTCGTGTCGGCCGCCGACCTGACCCTGTCCCCCGAGCTCGCCGCCGCCTTCGACGGCCTCCGGGCCTCCTGGGGCCGGCTCACCCCCGACACCCACTTCGGCGGCGGGGACCGCGCCGTCCGCACCCGCCGCTACAGCGACTTCACCTACGTGCCGGCCACCGGCGAGTTCGCCCCGCTCGACCACGTCGCGTACTACCAGAGCGAGGCGATGAACGCCTTCGTGGGCGGCATCGAGCGCCACTTCGGCGACGTCGAGGAGGCCACGTACCGCAACCCGCTCTTCCAGGCACTGGTCCGCTACGACTTCGACAACCTGCCGATCGAGGACGAGTACCGCGACCGCGCCTGGGTCTGCCAGATCCACCAGATCCGCATCGAGATCAACCCCGGCCAGTACAACGAGCTGGTCCCGGAGGGCATCCACTCGGACGGCTACCCGTGGGCCGGCCTGCACCTCATCTCCCGAGTCGACGTCGAGGGCGGCCACAGCACCGTCTTCACCTGGGACGAGGAGCCGCTCGCCAAGGGCACCTTCCGCACCCCGCTCGACTCCCTGATCTTCGAGGACCGCGCGATGAAGCACCACGTCACGGGCCTGAGCGCGGCCGAGGACAAGGGCGGCCACCGCGACGTCCTCGCCATCTCCTTCTCCCTGCCCGGCTCTCCGTACGAGACGCTGGTCTGA